From a region of the Mercurialis annua linkage group LG1-X, ddMerAnnu1.2, whole genome shotgun sequence genome:
- the LOC126686629 gene encoding auxilin-like protein 1 isoform X2: MEYQQAPFSKKLNNGGFGSLSGKHIYDGVFGGEVKSKTTRMEDYKEIFGGSSTCSIPILDFPELKSNASESSSRPDYSTIFGGFGEADFAAPYEELVIKSSKTVNSFSKEARTPAEPKFSPTSTTARPQQSNVSREQHTPSPEISGVKEFNVSYNKSNQGSKNGVNGMTHIAQLHSVPGYACLVDETTSPQLTESLKPVRTVLKDARVNTNVSQGMKPPKYLRKVVSGPQPRGAVIDDSTSHAESKKKSSRNRSFSNKSFDDFETNLDTRQPISSPLSSVANLNDSKGGSMRSMSSKFGVFESDSAEEAAGSHLPPLFDDEMDANSAAGTSVAALRKAIEEAQAKMTKAKELMERKRQGRHSREKKTVNDGLKVGRKEDRVDQEANRCKDEVAQETSHKVYTAQKQVFTGLPESNATKASQITSDHINAEKVSAVKNAIGEAQSKESKRDQVNHRLEAEIGIATNGFSEPAGGSDQRTMVLEIKQANNVEKMKPCTDGNDCKAKMAGDETMKKPMEGGKKLKAFDEAPMQEKVERVLNSMAAAFKWDLFKNIIKSDENTQCQEEKIDKSRAAYENEDAAQTPEVTCEHKQCESITKRSDEPEKEAKYETQEMEGNKDMYELKASEDSLKTRKKEIEAHGQDVENQSNEENDQEKVENQSNEVPLRKENERRLHEIYMCKENWEGQKEDFDKADNEKQQERWDYKENEKKQNGVSKPEDTETFDQVQKLEVTEANYNDSQGKEEHELKFREYCSTKVNGHLDDAKETEETLNQINENETEKTCEWLEAESMQTEIHLAEDIENTLEATQQSFRCQDNLESTKVHKLNENDNACEVDETHAEENFEGLEVTSEAASEENDRMVEVSGDSIAKETEIGTKAVEEAFNLAEEGNLEIEYDAAVSKHVKHIEEVAFQLDENDKDVTEPEIGLNQEENESTFASRCSGNGMESNTLCNPEKQVGETICELGENNDMKEPGVGTNHEDDFESFLKVDNRIGEHASQQPHNFEGEGKNIAISPEEKTHQSTHEKAESRNETQTVEKRDSEDTLQKEMGSEKKHHGTKEETKLREMEKEKERIVVERAIREARERAFTEARERAERAAAKKAAAEAHQRVMTEARERLEKACAEAIGKSGKTAAEKASMEAKLKAERAAVERATVEARERALERALSEIAAFNARNRAEMFTAEKFSGVSRDAGLNSYDQQYKGPAPSSSSRHPTSSNHDGPYSTERFNGTNGESVERCKATLERNQRTAERAAKALAEKNMRDLLAQKEQAERNRLAENLDADVKRWSSGKERNLRALLSTLQYILGPDSGWQPIPLTDLITSAAVKKAYRKATLFVHPDKLQQRGASIPQKYTCEKVFDLLKDAWNKFSIEER, translated from the exons ATGGAGTATCAGCAAGCTCCTTTCTCTAAAAAGCTTAATAATGGCGGTTTTGGAAGTTTAAGTGGAAAGCATATATACGACGGCGTTTTCGGAGGTGAAGTGAAGTCAAAGACGACGAGGATGGAGGATTATAAAGAGATATTTGGTGGTTCTAGTACTTGTTCGATTCCGATTCTTGATTTTCCTGAGTTGAAGAGTAATGCTTCAGAGAGCTCCTCCAGACCTGATTATTCGACCATTTTCGGTGGTTTTGGAGAAGCTGATTTTGCTGCGCCTTATGAAGAATTAGTTATCAAGTCAAGCAAAACAGTTAACAGCTTCTCTAAAGAAGCTCG TACTCCGGCTGAACCAAAATTCTCCCCTACGAGTACGACTGCTAGGCCACAGCAGTCTAATGTTTCCAGAGAGCAACACACCCCGTCACCGGAAATAAGTGGTGTGAAAGAGTTCAATGTATCATATAATAAAAGCAATCAGGGAAGCAAAAATGGGGTGAATGGGATGACACACATTGCCCAGCTCCACTCTGTTCCTGGTTATGCTTGTTTAGTTGATGAAACCACTTCGCCTCAACTGACTGAAAGTCTCAAGCCAGTGCGGACAGTATTAAAGGATGCTCGCGTAAATACCAATGTCAGTCAGGGTATGAAGCCACCCAAATATCTCCGGAAAGTCGTGTCTGGGCCACAACCTAGAGGTGCTGTCATAGACGATTCTACAAGTCATGCCGAATCTAAGAAGAAATCTAGTAGGAATAGATCGTTTTCAAATAAATCATTCGATGATTTTGAAACTAACCTTGATACACGACAACCAATATCGTCGCCTTTAAGTTCAGTGGCTAACTTAAATGATAGTAAGGGTGGCTCTATGAGGTCAATGAGTTCGAAGTTCGGGGTTTTTGAAagtgattctgcagaagaggcTGCTGGTAGTCATTTACCACCTCTCTTTGATGATGAAATGGATGCTAATTCAGCTGCCGGTACCTCAGTAGCTGCCCTGAGGAAGGCAATAGAGGAGGCTCAAGCAAAGATGACAAAAGCCAAAGAATTAATGGAAAGAAAGAGGCAAGGCCGTCACAGCCGTGAAAAGAAAACTGTTAATGATGGCTTGAAAGTTGGCAGAAAAGAGGATAGAGTTGACCAAGAAGCTAACAGATGCAAAGATGAGGTGGCTCAGGAAACGAGTCATAAAGTTTACACTGCTCAAAAGCAAGTTTTCACAGGCTTACCAGAGAGCAATGCAACAAAAGCAAGCCAAATAACTTCAGACCATATTAATGCAGAGAAAGTATCTGCTGTAAAAAATGCCATCGGAGAAGCACAAAGCAAAGAGTCCAAACGGGATCAAGTGAATCATAGGCTGGAAGCAGAAATTGGTATAGCGACAAATGGATTTTCTGAACCTGCTGGTGGCAGTGACCAGAGGACAATGGTATTGGAGATCAAGCAAGCAAACAATGTTGAAAAAATGAAACCATGTACAGATGGAAATGATTGCAAAGCGAAGATGGCAGGAGATGAAACAATGAAAAAGCCAATGGAGGGTGGTAAGAAACTAAAAGCATTTGACGAGGCCCCTATGCAGGAGAAGGTTGAGAGGGTACTAAACTCGATGGCAGCAGCATTCAAATGGGatttattcaaaaacattatCAAATCAGATGAAAATACTCAATGTCAGGaagaaaaaatagataaaagtaGAGCTGCTTATGAGAATGAAGATGCTGCTCAAACACCTGAAGTGACATGTGAACACAAACAATGTGAAAGCATCACAAAAAGATCGGATGAGCCAGAAAAAGAGGCGAAGTATGAAACCCAAGAGATGGAGGGGAACAAAGATATGTATGAACTAAAAGCATCTGAAGATTCGCTGAAAACTAGGAAAAAAGAAATCGAGGCACATGGTCAAGACGTAGAGAATCAGTCAAATGAAGAAAATGATCAAGAGAAAGTAGAGAATCAGTCCAATGAAGTTCCGTTGAGAAAGGAGAACGAGAGAAGACTGCATGAGATTTATATGTGCAAAGAAAATTGGGAGGGACAAAAAGAAGATTTTGATAAAGCGGATAATGAAAAGCAACAAGAGAGATGGGATTACAAAGAAAATGAGAAGAAGCAAAATGGTGTTTCTAAACCAGAGGACACAGAGACATTTGATCAAGTTCAGAAACTGGAAGTAACTGAAGCAAATTATAATGACTCTCAAGGAAAGGAAGAACATGAGTTAAAATTTAGAGAGTATTGTTCGACAAAAGTGAATGGGCATCTGGATGATGCCAAAGAGACTGAAGAGACGCTCAAtcaaataaatgaaaatgagaCGGAAAAAACTTGTGAATGGTTAGAAGCTGAAAGTATGCAAACAGAGATTCATCTGGCAGAAGACATCGAGAACACTTTGGAAGCAACTCAACAGAGTTTTAGGTGCCAAGATAATCTTGAATCAACTAAAGTACATAAGCTGAATGAAAATGATAATGCATGTGAAGTTGATGAAACACATGCAGAAGAAAATTTTGAAGGTCTGGAAGTAACCTCAGAAGCTGCGAGTGAAGAGAATGATAGAATGGTGGAGGTAAGTGGAGATTCTATTGCTAAAGAAACTGAAATTGGAACTAAAGCAGTTGAAGAGGCATTTAACTTGGCGGAAGAAGGCAATCTTGAAATTG AATATGATGCTGCAGTCTCTAAACATGTAAAGCATATTGAGGAAGTAGCTTTTCAATTGGATGAAAATGATAAGGATGTCACTGAGCCTGAAATTGGCCTCAACCAGGAAGAAAATGAGAGTACTTTTGCATCAAGATGCTCGGGTAATGGTATGGAATCCAACACACTTTGCAACCCAGAAAAACAGGTTGGAGAAACAATTTGTGAACTGGGAGAAAATAATGACATGAAGGAGCCTGGAGTAGGAACTAACCATGAAGATGATTTTGAATCTTTTCTTAAGGTGGATAATAGAATTGGTGAGCATGCTAGTCAGCAGCCACATAATTTTGAAGGCGAAGGAAAGAACATCGCGATATCTCCAGAGGAGAAAACACACCAAAGCACTCATGAAAAGGCGGAGAGTCGGAATGAAACTCAGACAGTAGAAAAGAGAGACTCTGAGGATACTTTGCAAAAGGAAATGGGCTCAGAAAAGAAGCATCACGGAACAAAGGAAGAAACAAAATTGAGGgaaatggaaaaagaaaaggaaagaatAGTCGTTGAGAGAGCAATACGTGAAGCTCGTGAAAGGGCTTTTACTGAAGCTCGAGAGAGGGCGGAAAGGGCTGCTGCCAAGAAAGCAGCTGCCGAAGCTCATCAAAGGGTTATGACAGAAGCTCGAGAAAGGTTAGAGAAGGCTTGCGCTGAAGCTATTGGTAAATCAGGTAAAACAGCAGCAGAAAAAGCATCCATGGAAGCAAAACTAAAGGCTGAGCGGGCTGCAGTAGAGAGAGCAACGGTAGAGGCTAGGGAGCGTGCCTTAGAGAGAGCATTGTCTGAGATAGCTGCTTTTAATGCTAGAAATCGGGCCGAAATGTTTACAGCTGAAAAGTTCTCGGGTGTTTCCAGAGATGCTGGGTTAAACTCTTAT GATCAACAATATAAAGGTCCAGCTCCTTCCAGCAGTTCAAGACATCCTACCTCTTCAAACCATGATG gCCCCTACTCAACAGAGAGATTTAATGGCACCAATGGTGAATCAGTTGAAAGGTGTAAGGCTACATTGGAAAGGAATCAAAGGACAGCAGAACGCGCA GCAAAAGCTCTTGCAGAGAAGAATATGCGTGATCTACTTGCTCAGAAAGAACAAGCTGAAAGAAAT AGATTGGCAGAAAATTTGGATGCTGATGTTAAACGGTGGTCCAGTGGAAAGGAGAGAAATTTGCGAGCCCTGCTCTCGACACTACAATAT ATCCTTGGCCCTGACAGTGGGTGGCAGCCAATTCCTCTGACGGATCTGATAACAAGTGCTGCTGTGAAGAAAGCTTACCGCAAAGCCACTCTGTTTGTTCATCCAGACAAGTTGCAACAAAGAGGCGCAAGCATACCGCAGAAATACACCTGCGAAAAAGTTTTTGATCTTCTCAAG GATGCTTGGAACAAATTCAGCATAGAAGAACGGTAG
- the LOC126686629 gene encoding auxilin-like protein 1 isoform X1 — MEYQQAPFSKKLNNGGFGSLSGKHIYDGVFGGEVKSKTTRMEDYKEIFGGSSTCSIPILDFPELKSNASESSSRPDYSTIFGGFGEADFAAPYEELVIKSSKTVNSFSKEARTPAEPKFSPTSTTARPQQSNVSREQHTPSPEISGVKEFNVSYNKSNQGSKNGVNGMTHIAQLHSVPGYACLVDETTSPQLTESLKPVRTVLKDARVNTNVSQGMKPPKYLRKVVSGPQPRGAVIDDSTSHAESKKKSSRNRSFSNKSFDDFETNLDTRQPISSPLSSVANLNDSKGGSMRSMSSKFGVFESDSAEEAAGSHLPPLFDDEMDANSAAGTSVAALRKAIEEAQAKMTKAKELMERKRQGRHSREKKTVNDGLKVGRKEDRVDQEANRCKDEVAQETSHKVYTAQKQVFTGLPESNATKASQITSDHINAEKVSAVKNAIGEAQSKESKRDQVNHRLEAEIGIATNGFSEPAGGSDQRTMVLEIKQANNVEKMKPCTDGNDCKAKMAGDETMKKPMEGGKKLKAFDEAPMQEKVERVLNSMAAAFKWDLFKNIIKSDENTQCQEEKIDKSRAAYENEDAAQTPEVTCEHKQCESITKRSDEPEKEAKYETQEMEGNKDMYELKASEDSLKTRKKEIEAHGQDVENQSNEENDQEKVENQSNEVPLRKENERRLHEIYMCKENWEGQKEDFDKADNEKQQERWDYKENEKKQNGVSKPEDTETFDQVQKLEVTEANYNDSQGKEEHELKFREYCSTKVNGHLDDAKETEETLNQINENETEKTCEWLEAESMQTEIHLAEDIENTLEATQQSFRCQDNLESTKVHKLNENDNACEVDETHAEENFEGLEVTSEAASEENDRMVEVSGDSIAKETEIGTKAVEEAFNLAEEGNLEIGMSQHLTGLDRFKKHTTNMFLGKTDLDFDYKLNGYNMTEYDAAVSKHVKHIEEVAFQLDENDKDVTEPEIGLNQEENESTFASRCSGNGMESNTLCNPEKQVGETICELGENNDMKEPGVGTNHEDDFESFLKVDNRIGEHASQQPHNFEGEGKNIAISPEEKTHQSTHEKAESRNETQTVEKRDSEDTLQKEMGSEKKHHGTKEETKLREMEKEKERIVVERAIREARERAFTEARERAERAAAKKAAAEAHQRVMTEARERLEKACAEAIGKSGKTAAEKASMEAKLKAERAAVERATVEARERALERALSEIAAFNARNRAEMFTAEKFSGVSRDAGLNSYDQQYKGPAPSSSSRHPTSSNHDGPYSTERFNGTNGESVERCKATLERNQRTAERAAKALAEKNMRDLLAQKEQAERNRLAENLDADVKRWSSGKERNLRALLSTLQYILGPDSGWQPIPLTDLITSAAVKKAYRKATLFVHPDKLQQRGASIPQKYTCEKVFDLLKDAWNKFSIEER, encoded by the exons ATGGAGTATCAGCAAGCTCCTTTCTCTAAAAAGCTTAATAATGGCGGTTTTGGAAGTTTAAGTGGAAAGCATATATACGACGGCGTTTTCGGAGGTGAAGTGAAGTCAAAGACGACGAGGATGGAGGATTATAAAGAGATATTTGGTGGTTCTAGTACTTGTTCGATTCCGATTCTTGATTTTCCTGAGTTGAAGAGTAATGCTTCAGAGAGCTCCTCCAGACCTGATTATTCGACCATTTTCGGTGGTTTTGGAGAAGCTGATTTTGCTGCGCCTTATGAAGAATTAGTTATCAAGTCAAGCAAAACAGTTAACAGCTTCTCTAAAGAAGCTCG TACTCCGGCTGAACCAAAATTCTCCCCTACGAGTACGACTGCTAGGCCACAGCAGTCTAATGTTTCCAGAGAGCAACACACCCCGTCACCGGAAATAAGTGGTGTGAAAGAGTTCAATGTATCATATAATAAAAGCAATCAGGGAAGCAAAAATGGGGTGAATGGGATGACACACATTGCCCAGCTCCACTCTGTTCCTGGTTATGCTTGTTTAGTTGATGAAACCACTTCGCCTCAACTGACTGAAAGTCTCAAGCCAGTGCGGACAGTATTAAAGGATGCTCGCGTAAATACCAATGTCAGTCAGGGTATGAAGCCACCCAAATATCTCCGGAAAGTCGTGTCTGGGCCACAACCTAGAGGTGCTGTCATAGACGATTCTACAAGTCATGCCGAATCTAAGAAGAAATCTAGTAGGAATAGATCGTTTTCAAATAAATCATTCGATGATTTTGAAACTAACCTTGATACACGACAACCAATATCGTCGCCTTTAAGTTCAGTGGCTAACTTAAATGATAGTAAGGGTGGCTCTATGAGGTCAATGAGTTCGAAGTTCGGGGTTTTTGAAagtgattctgcagaagaggcTGCTGGTAGTCATTTACCACCTCTCTTTGATGATGAAATGGATGCTAATTCAGCTGCCGGTACCTCAGTAGCTGCCCTGAGGAAGGCAATAGAGGAGGCTCAAGCAAAGATGACAAAAGCCAAAGAATTAATGGAAAGAAAGAGGCAAGGCCGTCACAGCCGTGAAAAGAAAACTGTTAATGATGGCTTGAAAGTTGGCAGAAAAGAGGATAGAGTTGACCAAGAAGCTAACAGATGCAAAGATGAGGTGGCTCAGGAAACGAGTCATAAAGTTTACACTGCTCAAAAGCAAGTTTTCACAGGCTTACCAGAGAGCAATGCAACAAAAGCAAGCCAAATAACTTCAGACCATATTAATGCAGAGAAAGTATCTGCTGTAAAAAATGCCATCGGAGAAGCACAAAGCAAAGAGTCCAAACGGGATCAAGTGAATCATAGGCTGGAAGCAGAAATTGGTATAGCGACAAATGGATTTTCTGAACCTGCTGGTGGCAGTGACCAGAGGACAATGGTATTGGAGATCAAGCAAGCAAACAATGTTGAAAAAATGAAACCATGTACAGATGGAAATGATTGCAAAGCGAAGATGGCAGGAGATGAAACAATGAAAAAGCCAATGGAGGGTGGTAAGAAACTAAAAGCATTTGACGAGGCCCCTATGCAGGAGAAGGTTGAGAGGGTACTAAACTCGATGGCAGCAGCATTCAAATGGGatttattcaaaaacattatCAAATCAGATGAAAATACTCAATGTCAGGaagaaaaaatagataaaagtaGAGCTGCTTATGAGAATGAAGATGCTGCTCAAACACCTGAAGTGACATGTGAACACAAACAATGTGAAAGCATCACAAAAAGATCGGATGAGCCAGAAAAAGAGGCGAAGTATGAAACCCAAGAGATGGAGGGGAACAAAGATATGTATGAACTAAAAGCATCTGAAGATTCGCTGAAAACTAGGAAAAAAGAAATCGAGGCACATGGTCAAGACGTAGAGAATCAGTCAAATGAAGAAAATGATCAAGAGAAAGTAGAGAATCAGTCCAATGAAGTTCCGTTGAGAAAGGAGAACGAGAGAAGACTGCATGAGATTTATATGTGCAAAGAAAATTGGGAGGGACAAAAAGAAGATTTTGATAAAGCGGATAATGAAAAGCAACAAGAGAGATGGGATTACAAAGAAAATGAGAAGAAGCAAAATGGTGTTTCTAAACCAGAGGACACAGAGACATTTGATCAAGTTCAGAAACTGGAAGTAACTGAAGCAAATTATAATGACTCTCAAGGAAAGGAAGAACATGAGTTAAAATTTAGAGAGTATTGTTCGACAAAAGTGAATGGGCATCTGGATGATGCCAAAGAGACTGAAGAGACGCTCAAtcaaataaatgaaaatgagaCGGAAAAAACTTGTGAATGGTTAGAAGCTGAAAGTATGCAAACAGAGATTCATCTGGCAGAAGACATCGAGAACACTTTGGAAGCAACTCAACAGAGTTTTAGGTGCCAAGATAATCTTGAATCAACTAAAGTACATAAGCTGAATGAAAATGATAATGCATGTGAAGTTGATGAAACACATGCAGAAGAAAATTTTGAAGGTCTGGAAGTAACCTCAGAAGCTGCGAGTGAAGAGAATGATAGAATGGTGGAGGTAAGTGGAGATTCTATTGCTAAAGAAACTGAAATTGGAACTAAAGCAGTTGAAGAGGCATTTAACTTGGCGGAAGAAGGCAATCTTGAAATTGGTATGTCACAGCATCTCACTGGACTTGATAGGTTTAAGAAGCACACAACTAATATGTTTTTAGGCAAAACTGACTTAGATTTTGATTACAAGCTAAATGGATATAATATGACAGAATATGATGCTGCAGTCTCTAAACATGTAAAGCATATTGAGGAAGTAGCTTTTCAATTGGATGAAAATGATAAGGATGTCACTGAGCCTGAAATTGGCCTCAACCAGGAAGAAAATGAGAGTACTTTTGCATCAAGATGCTCGGGTAATGGTATGGAATCCAACACACTTTGCAACCCAGAAAAACAGGTTGGAGAAACAATTTGTGAACTGGGAGAAAATAATGACATGAAGGAGCCTGGAGTAGGAACTAACCATGAAGATGATTTTGAATCTTTTCTTAAGGTGGATAATAGAATTGGTGAGCATGCTAGTCAGCAGCCACATAATTTTGAAGGCGAAGGAAAGAACATCGCGATATCTCCAGAGGAGAAAACACACCAAAGCACTCATGAAAAGGCGGAGAGTCGGAATGAAACTCAGACAGTAGAAAAGAGAGACTCTGAGGATACTTTGCAAAAGGAAATGGGCTCAGAAAAGAAGCATCACGGAACAAAGGAAGAAACAAAATTGAGGgaaatggaaaaagaaaaggaaagaatAGTCGTTGAGAGAGCAATACGTGAAGCTCGTGAAAGGGCTTTTACTGAAGCTCGAGAGAGGGCGGAAAGGGCTGCTGCCAAGAAAGCAGCTGCCGAAGCTCATCAAAGGGTTATGACAGAAGCTCGAGAAAGGTTAGAGAAGGCTTGCGCTGAAGCTATTGGTAAATCAGGTAAAACAGCAGCAGAAAAAGCATCCATGGAAGCAAAACTAAAGGCTGAGCGGGCTGCAGTAGAGAGAGCAACGGTAGAGGCTAGGGAGCGTGCCTTAGAGAGAGCATTGTCTGAGATAGCTGCTTTTAATGCTAGAAATCGGGCCGAAATGTTTACAGCTGAAAAGTTCTCGGGTGTTTCCAGAGATGCTGGGTTAAACTCTTAT GATCAACAATATAAAGGTCCAGCTCCTTCCAGCAGTTCAAGACATCCTACCTCTTCAAACCATGATG gCCCCTACTCAACAGAGAGATTTAATGGCACCAATGGTGAATCAGTTGAAAGGTGTAAGGCTACATTGGAAAGGAATCAAAGGACAGCAGAACGCGCA GCAAAAGCTCTTGCAGAGAAGAATATGCGTGATCTACTTGCTCAGAAAGAACAAGCTGAAAGAAAT AGATTGGCAGAAAATTTGGATGCTGATGTTAAACGGTGGTCCAGTGGAAAGGAGAGAAATTTGCGAGCCCTGCTCTCGACACTACAATAT ATCCTTGGCCCTGACAGTGGGTGGCAGCCAATTCCTCTGACGGATCTGATAACAAGTGCTGCTGTGAAGAAAGCTTACCGCAAAGCCACTCTGTTTGTTCATCCAGACAAGTTGCAACAAAGAGGCGCAAGCATACCGCAGAAATACACCTGCGAAAAAGTTTTTGATCTTCTCAAG GATGCTTGGAACAAATTCAGCATAGAAGAACGGTAG